In Halopseudomonas xinjiangensis, a single genomic region encodes these proteins:
- a CDS encoding complex I subunit 5 family protein, giving the protein MLAALGSMTIPLATALLLLLLRIRSGYWVILSSFASLICGGLALQTAMQDGTVHIALGGWSAPLGIRFEINMLSSLLLSYTALIHLLVAVYAARSRHSETRHSDYWPLSSLLHASLGALWLSRDLFNWYVTLELLGLGAVAMIALAGRHAYPAALRYMLLSLAGSLCYLLGVALLYGRYGALDIGLLGSMTVDDATTRIALLLITLGLMTKGALWPLHMWLPDAHSRAPTAVSALLSALVVKGPLFILWLVWSRIAPADFAISIGPLFAIAGILALIGGGWSALRTPWLKRLVAYSTVAQLGYALLALGLLLHWRSVILSVALWLFVLAHGLAKVSLFLAAGEIQGTLGTKRVWALKGASQTMPVATFAFALAGFSLVGLPPSGGFVAKWVLLQPLLAEPGNWPWAVGVLLGTLASAGYVFRVLALTFNRAETNQPNHRPDLFAQWLAMLPALLVWAMALLSEPLIFWLTVVSD; this is encoded by the coding sequence ATGCTGGCCGCGCTGGGCAGCATGACCATCCCGCTGGCAACGGCGTTGCTGTTGTTGCTGCTGCGCATACGCTCGGGCTACTGGGTGATTTTAAGTAGCTTTGCCAGTCTCATCTGTGGCGGGCTGGCTCTGCAGACGGCGATGCAGGACGGCACGGTGCACATTGCACTCGGTGGTTGGTCAGCGCCGCTGGGCATCCGCTTCGAGATCAACATGCTCAGCTCGCTGCTGCTGTCCTACACCGCGCTGATCCATCTGCTGGTCGCCGTCTATGCCGCGCGGAGCCGGCACAGTGAAACCCGGCACAGCGACTATTGGCCGCTATCTTCCCTGCTGCATGCCAGCCTCGGCGCCTTGTGGCTGTCACGCGATCTGTTCAACTGGTACGTGACCCTGGAGCTACTCGGGCTCGGCGCAGTAGCGATGATCGCACTGGCCGGGCGGCACGCGTACCCCGCTGCCCTGCGTTATATGCTGCTCTCGCTGGCCGGCTCGCTGTGTTATCTGCTGGGCGTGGCTCTGCTCTATGGTCGCTACGGTGCGCTGGACATCGGCCTGCTCGGCAGCATGACCGTGGATGACGCGACGACACGGATCGCTTTGCTACTGATCACCCTGGGTCTGATGACCAAGGGCGCGCTCTGGCCGCTGCATATGTGGCTCCCCGATGCCCACAGCCGTGCACCCACCGCCGTCAGCGCGCTGCTCTCGGCCCTGGTGGTAAAGGGGCCGCTGTTCATTCTGTGGCTGGTCTGGAGCCGGATCGCTCCGGCCGACTTCGCCATCAGCATCGGCCCCCTGTTCGCCATCGCCGGCATCCTGGCACTGATTGGCGGTGGCTGGTCGGCGCTACGCACGCCCTGGCTCAAGCGCCTGGTGGCCTATTCCACCGTCGCGCAACTGGGCTATGCGCTGCTCGCGCTGGGCCTGCTTCTGCACTGGCGCAGCGTGATTCTTTCGGTTGCTCTCTGGCTGTTCGTGCTCGCTCACGGACTGGCCAAGGTCAGCCTGTTTCTGGCCGCCGGCGAGATTCAGGGCACTCTCGGCACCAAGCGTGTATGGGCGCTGAAAGGCGCCTCGCAGACCATGCCGGTGGCCACCTTCGCCTTCGCCCTGGCGGGGTTCAGTCTGGTCGGCCTACCGCCAAGCGGTGGCTTCGTCGCCAAATGGGTGCTGCTGCAGCCGCTGCTGGCCGAACCCGGCAACTGGCCCTGGGCGGTCGGCGTCTTACTCGGCACGCTGGCCAGCGCCGGCTATGTGTTCCGGGTGCTGGCGCTGACCTTCAACCGCGCCGAGACCAACCAGCCGAACCACCGTCCCGATCTGTTCGCGCAGTGGTTGGCAATGCTGCCCGCCTTGCTGGTCTGGGCCATGGCGTTGCTGAGCGAGCCGCTGATCTTCTGGCTTACCGTGGTGAGTGACTGA
- a CDS encoding NAD(P)H-dependent oxidoreductase, which produces MIIVDTALARRQAEGRPIRVGMVGAGFQGSGIALQIMTAVPGMELCAVANRNIASAVGVYDQVGIQPQRCDTRAELERAIADGRPAVTEDAEALASADGLDAIIEVTGSIEYAAHAVLAALEHGKHVVQMNAELDGTIGPILKTRADAAGVIYTFSDGDQPGVQMNLYRFAAGIGVKPVLCGNIKGLHDPYRDPTTQEAFAKRWGQKPAMVASFADGTKISFEQAIVANGTGMQVARRGMLGPDFSGGDPGAPLVPIEQTVSAFEEHIDPSGPGLVDYVVGARPGPGVFVLGTLDNARQKHYLELYKLGKGPYYCFYTPYHLCHFEVPNSVARAVLFSDPVLTPKGGPQVGVIAVAKKDLKAGDVIEEFGGYEVYGVADNIDAVRRDRLLPVGLALGCTLKRSVPKDAALTFDDVSFPEGRLVDRLYAEQEALFA; this is translated from the coding sequence ATGATTATCGTTGATACGGCCCTGGCACGACGCCAGGCCGAAGGTCGGCCGATTCGTGTCGGCATGGTCGGTGCCGGGTTTCAGGGCAGCGGCATAGCGCTGCAGATCATGACCGCGGTCCCGGGCATGGAGCTCTGTGCGGTGGCCAACCGCAATATTGCCAGCGCAGTGGGCGTGTACGATCAGGTCGGCATCCAGCCGCAGCGTTGCGACACCCGCGCTGAACTGGAACGTGCGATCGCCGACGGGCGGCCGGCGGTCACCGAGGATGCCGAAGCGCTGGCCAGTGCCGATGGTCTGGACGCCATCATCGAAGTGACGGGTTCGATCGAATATGCCGCCCACGCCGTCCTCGCCGCGCTCGAGCACGGCAAGCATGTGGTGCAGATGAACGCCGAGCTCGACGGCACCATCGGCCCGATTCTGAAGACCCGGGCCGACGCCGCCGGTGTCATCTACACCTTTTCCGACGGCGACCAGCCGGGCGTCCAGATGAACCTGTACCGCTTTGCGGCGGGTATTGGCGTCAAGCCGGTACTGTGCGGCAACATCAAGGGGTTGCATGACCCCTACCGGGACCCGACTACGCAGGAAGCGTTTGCCAAGCGCTGGGGTCAGAAACCGGCCATGGTCGCCTCGTTTGCCGACGGTACGAAAATTTCCTTCGAGCAGGCAATCGTCGCCAACGGCACCGGCATGCAGGTCGCACGCCGGGGCATGCTGGGTCCGGACTTCTCTGGTGGAGACCCGGGCGCGCCGCTGGTGCCGATCGAGCAGACCGTCTCGGCCTTCGAGGAACATATCGATCCGTCCGGGCCGGGCCTGGTCGATTACGTGGTCGGGGCGCGACCGGGGCCTGGCGTTTTCGTGCTGGGGACCCTCGACAATGCGCGGCAGAAGCACTATCTGGAGCTCTACAAGCTGGGCAAAGGTCCGTATTACTGCTTCTACACGCCATACCATCTGTGCCATTTCGAGGTGCCCAATTCGGTGGCCCGTGCGGTGCTGTTTTCCGATCCGGTATTGACGCCCAAGGGTGGCCCGCAGGTCGGCGTCATCGCGGTGGCGAAGAAGGATCTCAAGGCAGGTGATGTGATCGAGGAGTTCGGTGGCTACGAGGTGTACGGCGTGGCCGATAACATCGACGCGGTTCGCCGTGACAGGCTTCTGCCGGTGGGTCTTGCCCTGGGTTGTACACTCAAGCGTTCGGTGCCCAAGGATGCAGCCTTGACCTTCGATGATGTCAGTTTCCCTGAAGGTCGCCTGGTCGATCGGTTGTACGCGGAGCAGGAAGCGCTTTTCGCCTGA
- a CDS encoding proton-conducting transporter transmembrane domain-containing protein, producing MAAWIELLPLMLLLSSLIPGVLIFALREDQVRLRVGLNIGAVLLKLLLVAVMLYGVSAGYAYRFTLSFLPEGDLVLQADALSLQFITLSSVLWLATTFYAIGYLEDSPLRSRFFGYFSLCVCATVGIALAGNLVTFLLFYEMLTLATFPLVVHRGTPEALAAGRLYLAYTLAGGALVLVGVALLHAQGDSATDFTPGGYLAADADNSATLVCAFALLLVGLGVKAAIVPLHGWLPRAMVAPAPVSALLHAVAVVKAGAFGIIRVVYDVFGTELVEELQLHIPLLALATTTILYGSIKALQQSELKKRLAYSTVSQVSYILLGVALLGPIAAVGALAHLVHQGLMKVTLFYCAGNLAETLGIHSIRDLDGVGRRMPLTMIAFSIAALGMIGVPPVAGFISKWYLGLGALEVGAGWVLLVLVLSGLLNAAYFLPLLYRAWFRRAPSSWPEERPLGNGRPGWGETHWMLLAPTVFTACLALLAGLFAGASFSPLSWAQLIVNREFGL from the coding sequence ATGGCCGCCTGGATCGAACTGCTACCACTGATGCTGCTGCTCAGCTCGCTGATACCCGGCGTGCTGATTTTCGCCTTGCGTGAAGACCAGGTGCGGCTGCGTGTAGGTCTGAACATCGGCGCGGTGCTGCTGAAACTGCTGCTCGTTGCGGTCATGCTGTACGGCGTCAGCGCCGGTTACGCGTATCGGTTCACCCTGTCGTTCCTGCCCGAGGGCGATCTGGTGCTGCAAGCCGATGCGCTGTCGCTGCAGTTCATCACGCTGTCGTCGGTGTTGTGGCTGGCCACCACCTTCTACGCCATTGGCTACCTTGAGGACTCGCCCCTACGCTCGCGGTTCTTCGGCTATTTCAGTCTCTGCGTGTGCGCCACGGTGGGAATTGCCCTGGCCGGCAACCTGGTGACCTTCCTGCTGTTTTACGAAATGCTCACCCTGGCGACCTTTCCTCTGGTGGTTCACCGCGGCACGCCAGAGGCGCTTGCTGCCGGCCGGCTGTACCTGGCTTACACGCTCGCCGGCGGCGCGCTGGTACTGGTCGGCGTCGCGCTCCTGCATGCCCAGGGCGACAGCGCGACGGACTTCACTCCGGGCGGTTATCTGGCAGCCGATGCGGACAACAGTGCGACGCTGGTTTGTGCCTTCGCTCTGCTGCTGGTCGGCCTCGGAGTGAAGGCAGCCATCGTGCCGCTGCATGGCTGGTTACCGCGGGCGATGGTAGCTCCGGCGCCGGTGAGCGCACTGCTGCATGCGGTTGCGGTAGTCAAAGCCGGCGCGTTCGGCATCATCCGGGTGGTTTACGACGTGTTCGGGACCGAGCTGGTGGAGGAACTGCAACTGCACATCCCGCTGCTCGCTCTGGCGACCACGACCATTCTCTACGGATCGATCAAGGCGCTGCAGCAGAGCGAGCTGAAAAAGCGGTTGGCGTATTCAACGGTTAGCCAGGTCTCCTACATTCTTCTCGGCGTGGCACTGCTCGGCCCGATTGCGGCGGTCGGCGCACTGGCCCATCTGGTCCATCAGGGCCTGATGAAGGTGACGCTGTTCTACTGCGCCGGCAACCTGGCCGAAACACTGGGTATTCACTCGATTCGTGACCTCGACGGGGTTGGCCGACGAATGCCATTGACCATGATTGCGTTCAGCATCGCCGCGCTGGGCATGATCGGCGTACCACCGGTGGCCGGCTTCATCAGCAAGTGGTACCTGGGGCTGGGCGCCCTGGAGGTCGGGGCCGGCTGGGTACTGCTGGTACTGGTGCTTTCCGGGCTGCTGAACGCGGCTTACTTTCTGCCGCTGCTATATCGCGCCTGGTTCCGCCGCGCCCCGTCTAGCTGGCCAGAAGAGCGACCGCTGGGGAATGGTCGACCGGGCTGGGGCGAAACCCATTGGATGCTGCTCGCACCGACTGTGTTCACCGCTTGCCTGGCCCTGCTCGCCGGGCTGTTCGCCGGCGCCTCGTTCAGCCCGCTGTCCTGGGCGCAGCTGATCGTCAATCGGGAGTTCGGTCTGTGA
- a CDS encoding NADH-quinone oxidoreductase subunit K, with protein MSQAALYLGLGLLLWVIGLHGLCCQTHAMRRLIAINIMGSGVFMVLVTLATRGAAIDPLPHALVVTGLVVAVSATAFALRLAAPGRQDTSKPEPP; from the coding sequence ATGAGTCAGGCTGCCCTGTATCTCGGCCTCGGTCTGCTTTTATGGGTGATCGGGCTGCACGGGTTGTGCTGCCAGACTCACGCGATGCGCAGACTGATCGCAATCAATATCATGGGTAGCGGTGTATTCATGGTGCTGGTGACACTGGCGACTCGCGGTGCTGCGATCGATCCACTGCCCCACGCGCTGGTCGTTACCGGCCTGGTGGTGGCCGTCAGCGCGACGGCCTTCGCGCTGCGCCTGGCTGCGCCCGGACGGCAGGACACCAGCAAGCCGGAGCCGCCCTGA
- a CDS encoding monovalent cation/H+ antiporter complex subunit F, giving the protein MSVLACVLLLSIGAGLWRILRGPSRADRLLAIQLFGTTGTALLLIMAHWQEQPELLDSALVLALLAAVVSAALVQYLRRAGHE; this is encoded by the coding sequence ATGAGTGTGCTGGCGTGTGTTCTGCTGTTGAGCATCGGTGCGGGCCTGTGGCGTATTCTGCGCGGCCCCAGCCGCGCCGACCGGCTGCTGGCCATCCAGCTATTCGGTACCACTGGGACCGCTTTGCTGCTCATCATGGCGCACTGGCAGGAGCAGCCGGAGCTGCTCGACTCGGCGCTGGTACTGGCGCTTCTTGCCGCAGTGGTCTCGGCCGCACTGGTGCAATATTTGCGCAGGGCCGGCCATGAGTGA
- a CDS encoding complex I subunit 5 family protein, which produces MSWLWLVAIVAPLIAGALAMRWPRSAAWAWTSVLPALLCVAVNPEPLVISILWPGTQWGLEDPLGRAWLGFTALLWGCATGFAYHDPTLRDHLRRFWSLWSIALAGNLLLIVSLDAAGFYVGFSMMSLAAYALVAHLAGPGPRQAGRLYLQLAMLGEMLVFSGMLLRIDAAGGSLLLGDLQQAPVSELAALLLVAGFGIKAGFWPLHVWLPMAHPAAPPAASAVLSGAMLKAGVLGIWRFLPIGEATFAGQASLILLGLGLVTAFYGVVFGLLQRRAKSVLAYSSVSQIGYLLIIIALAWSDPDHRGAAASLLALYAVHHGLAKGALFMGAGLAHQQKLKPLHLALLGIAALALAGAPLTSGGAVKTQLKSLMTEGAWADWTLLLSLGSVGTALLAGRAVWLMLREQPAGGHIAPAQIAFWAPLCMASLVLPWAWPPLRGALVYSLDWSYTWSMLWPILVAGLALAAASQLGWGSGLAGRLPQPARYLSLGLVRALQRPPRLPAGRIRPDFRPLERQLNRRLSGEPVMWSAWVLLSLLLVGWLFGQ; this is translated from the coding sequence GTGAGCTGGCTGTGGCTGGTAGCCATCGTCGCTCCGCTGATCGCCGGTGCGCTGGCCATGCGCTGGCCGCGGAGCGCAGCCTGGGCGTGGACCAGCGTGCTGCCGGCATTGCTCTGCGTCGCCGTCAACCCCGAACCACTGGTGATCTCGATACTCTGGCCGGGCACGCAATGGGGTCTGGAGGATCCGCTTGGGCGCGCCTGGCTGGGATTCACTGCGTTACTGTGGGGCTGCGCCACTGGCTTCGCCTACCATGACCCGACGTTGCGAGACCACCTGCGGCGCTTCTGGAGCCTGTGGTCGATCGCCCTGGCGGGCAACCTGCTGCTGATCGTCTCCCTGGACGCGGCTGGCTTCTACGTCGGGTTCTCGATGATGAGTCTCGCGGCCTATGCGCTGGTCGCGCACCTGGCCGGTCCGGGGCCGCGGCAGGCTGGACGCCTCTATCTGCAGCTGGCAATGCTCGGTGAGATGCTGGTGTTCTCCGGAATGCTGCTGCGTATCGATGCTGCCGGGGGCAGCCTGCTCCTCGGCGATTTGCAGCAGGCACCGGTGTCGGAGCTAGCTGCCCTGCTATTGGTCGCCGGCTTCGGCATCAAGGCCGGCTTCTGGCCGCTGCACGTATGGCTGCCCATGGCCCACCCTGCCGCACCGCCGGCTGCCAGCGCGGTGCTGTCGGGCGCCATGTTAAAGGCCGGCGTTCTTGGCATATGGCGCTTTCTACCGATAGGGGAGGCGACCTTTGCCGGGCAGGCCTCGCTGATCCTGCTCGGACTCGGCCTGGTGACCGCTTTCTACGGCGTGGTGTTCGGTCTGCTGCAACGTCGAGCGAAGAGCGTGCTGGCCTACTCCTCGGTCAGCCAGATCGGCTATCTGCTGATAATCATCGCCCTGGCCTGGAGCGACCCAGACCACCGAGGTGCCGCCGCAAGTCTGCTAGCGCTGTATGCAGTACATCATGGTCTGGCCAAGGGCGCACTGTTCATGGGCGCGGGCCTAGCCCATCAGCAGAAACTGAAGCCGCTGCATCTGGCGCTGCTGGGGATCGCTGCGCTGGCGCTGGCAGGTGCGCCGCTGACCAGCGGGGGCGCGGTAAAAACGCAGCTCAAAAGCCTCATGACGGAAGGCGCCTGGGCAGACTGGACGCTGCTGCTCAGCCTGGGCTCGGTCGGCACTGCGCTGCTGGCCGGTAGAGCCGTCTGGCTGATGCTTCGCGAACAACCTGCCGGCGGCCATATCGCTCCGGCACAGATCGCGTTCTGGGCCCCGCTGTGCATGGCTTCGCTGGTGCTTCCCTGGGCCTGGCCACCACTGCGCGGCGCCTTGGTGTACAGCCTCGATTGGTCGTATACCTGGAGCATGCTCTGGCCGATCCTGGTCGCTGGCCTGGCGCTGGCAGCCGCCAGCCAGCTCGGGTGGGGCTCCGGTCTCGCCGGTCGGCTGCCACAGCCGGCGCGCTACCTGTCACTCGGGCTCGTGCGAGCCTTGCAACGACCGCCACGTCTTCCAGCCGGCCGGATCAGGCCGGACTTTCGCCCGCTCGAACGGCAGCTCAACCGGCGCTTATCCGGCGAGCCAGTGATGTGGAGTGCCTGGGTGCTGCTGAGCCTACTACTGGTCGGCTGGCTTTTCGGCCAATGA
- a CDS encoding glycosyltransferase family 2 protein, with product MNKIFAVVLTYNRKDLLKRCLDAVYAQTRPCDGIIVIDNASTDGTEQMLLQERFPFLKVYVLSENIGASGGFNAGFRIAYKNGADFVWMMDDDVIPEPDALLRLEESDALLNREGIDHSYLLSTAYTEKGLITNSPHLDDRLNRINYQNWPLTLQHGIVPIRRATFVSILVPRSTLSEHGLPLASMFIWGEDSEYTLRVTEHAPGFLVGASKVQHLRQESGSIDIVAERNPNRIEYHRHLIRNEMFVARKYYKQRRVVMATLHQWKVMFKLVRRGEFHKAGIVLRGLMESGRFRPMSEPADAPIETLGVSVRYYAPAGDTVTYFRDAGNNRRSEQRLRLLAN from the coding sequence ATGAATAAGATCTTCGCCGTAGTTCTCACCTACAACCGCAAGGATCTGCTTAAACGCTGTCTTGACGCCGTTTATGCCCAAACCCGCCCCTGCGACGGGATCATCGTCATCGACAATGCCAGCACCGACGGCACTGAACAGATGCTTCTGCAGGAACGCTTTCCGTTCCTGAAGGTGTACGTTCTCTCCGAAAACATCGGCGCCTCGGGCGGCTTCAACGCGGGTTTCCGTATTGCCTACAAGAACGGCGCGGACTTCGTCTGGATGATGGATGATGATGTCATTCCCGAGCCTGATGCGCTGCTGCGGCTGGAAGAGTCCGACGCACTACTGAACCGCGAAGGCATCGATCATTCGTATCTTCTGTCGACCGCGTATACCGAGAAAGGCCTGATCACCAACTCGCCGCACCTCGACGACCGCCTCAACCGGATCAACTACCAGAACTGGCCGTTGACGCTGCAACACGGCATCGTACCGATTCGCCGGGCCACCTTCGTCTCGATCCTGGTTCCGCGTTCCACGCTGAGCGAGCATGGCTTGCCGTTGGCGTCGATGTTCATCTGGGGCGAGGACAGCGAGTACACGCTGCGGGTCACCGAACACGCGCCGGGCTTCCTGGTAGGCGCCAGCAAGGTGCAGCATCTGCGTCAGGAAAGCGGCTCGATCGACATCGTCGCCGAGCGCAATCCGAACCGCATCGAGTATCACCGCCATCTGATTCGCAACGAGATGTTCGTGGCGCGCAAGTATTACAAACAGCGTCGCGTGGTCATGGCCACGCTGCATCAATGGAAGGTGATGTTCAAGCTGGTGCGTCGCGGTGAGTTCCACAAGGCCGGAATCGTTCTCCGGGGGTTGATGGAAAGCGGTCGATTCCGCCCGATGAGCGAACCCGCAGATGCGCCTATCGAGACGTTGGGTGTGTCGGTACGCTACTACGCGCCGGCCGGCGACACGGTCACTTATTTCCGTGACGCCGGCAACAATCGTCGCTCAGAACAGCGGCTCCGTCTGCTCGCCAATTAA
- a CDS encoding Na+/H+ antiporter subunit E — MSVRRITFSTTRSAAYWLILFIALWLLLAGNAGWYLGLPSAIAATLVALRLQLAPLPIRPLALPQFITRFLLAAISGGWDVARRALHPRLPIAPDWVDYPVRSNHRQVRLLLSSLVGLLPGTLAIGIEEDRLRLHVLDVGSDWQRQVAALESSLCRLFGDSEP; from the coding sequence GTGTCTGTCCGCCGGATTACCTTTTCAACGACTCGGTCAGCGGCTTACTGGCTGATCCTGTTCATCGCGCTGTGGCTGCTGCTGGCCGGCAATGCCGGATGGTATCTGGGCCTGCCAAGCGCCATCGCCGCCACCCTGGTTGCCCTGCGCCTGCAGCTGGCACCATTGCCCATCCGGCCGCTTGCACTGCCGCAGTTCATCACCCGCTTTCTGTTAGCGGCCATCAGCGGCGGCTGGGACGTAGCCCGCCGCGCCCTGCACCCACGCCTGCCGATCGCCCCCGACTGGGTGGATTATCCGGTGCGCTCCAACCATCGCCAGGTACGGCTGCTGCTATCCAGCCTGGTCGGCCTGCTGCCCGGCACGCTGGCAATCGGCATTGAAGAAGACCGGTTGCGCCTGCACGTGCTTGATGTCGGCTCCGATTGGCAACGGCAGGTCGCCGCGCTGGAAAGCTCGCTGTGCCGTCTGTTCGGAGATAGCGAACCATGA
- the rfbC gene encoding dTDP-4-dehydrorhamnose 3,5-epimerase, producing MIYHETELKDAWLIELELRGDDRGFFARTMCRDEFEKHGMATDYVQQNMSVSAFKGTLRGMHYQLRPYAEAKLIRCLHGAIVDVIVDIREDSPTYLKHQMFELTDSNRHQLYVPPGFAHSFQTLTDDVEVSYLVSSPYAPQYERGLRYNDERLGIQWPETVTTISDKDAAWPLIGEQTEPLF from the coding sequence ATGATTTACCACGAAACCGAATTGAAGGATGCCTGGCTGATCGAACTGGAGCTGCGCGGTGATGACCGCGGCTTTTTCGCCCGCACCATGTGCCGCGACGAGTTCGAGAAACACGGCATGGCGACCGACTATGTCCAGCAGAACATGTCGGTGTCGGCGTTCAAGGGGACGCTACGCGGCATGCATTATCAGTTGCGCCCCTATGCCGAGGCCAAGCTGATCCGCTGCCTGCACGGGGCTATTGTCGATGTGATCGTCGACATCCGCGAGGACTCACCAACCTATCTGAAGCATCAGATGTTCGAGCTGACCGACAGCAACCGCCATCAGCTGTACGTGCCGCCCGGGTTCGCGCACTCTTTCCAGACGCTGACGGACGACGTTGAAGTCAGTTATCTGGTTTCATCCCCCTATGCACCGCAGTACGAAAGGGGGTTGCGCTATAACGATGAGCGGCTTGGCATCCAGTGGCCGGAGACGGTCACCACCATCTCCGACAAGGATGCGGCATGGCCGTTAATTGGCGAGCAGACGGAGCCGCTGTTCTGA
- a CDS encoding hydrogenase subunit MbhD domain-containing protein translates to MFEVDLLFDGTLCLLLTVLAIAAIHARDLYTAVIMFISFGLLLALTWARLGAPDLALAEAAIGAGLTGVLLFSALARCAPERATRTARPRMIAAAVLALAVMAILLQAALPTLEMRSALPALTRYHLPASGVDHPVTAVLLNYRVWDTLLELVVLLLALLGVRQLRPSGEAFPTAWPVLLAWARLLAPLGIVVAGYLLWRGSHAPGGAFQAGALLAACIVVLRLAGMLGPMDWARFPTRVLVCGGVTAFLGVAVITGAWGDGWLVLPASMAGRLILGLEIIATLSIAASLALLVVGEHREMDG, encoded by the coding sequence ATGTTTGAGGTCGACCTGCTGTTCGACGGCACGCTCTGCCTGCTATTGACGGTGCTGGCCATTGCCGCGATCCATGCGCGCGATCTGTATACCGCCGTGATCATGTTCATCAGCTTCGGCCTGTTGCTGGCACTGACCTGGGCGCGACTCGGCGCGCCGGACCTGGCCCTGGCGGAAGCGGCTATCGGCGCCGGACTTACTGGAGTTCTGCTATTCAGCGCGCTGGCGCGCTGCGCTCCGGAGCGGGCCACGCGCACCGCCCGACCGCGCATGATCGCAGCGGCAGTGCTCGCGCTCGCGGTGATGGCGATCCTGCTGCAAGCGGCCCTGCCGACACTGGAGATGCGCTCGGCGTTGCCAGCGCTTACTCGCTACCATTTACCGGCCAGCGGGGTGGATCATCCGGTGACCGCGGTGCTGCTCAATTATCGAGTCTGGGACACGCTTCTCGAGCTGGTGGTACTCCTGCTTGCGCTGCTGGGCGTTCGACAGTTGCGTCCTTCAGGCGAGGCGTTTCCAACCGCCTGGCCGGTTTTACTCGCCTGGGCGCGACTGCTTGCACCCCTTGGCATCGTGGTGGCCGGTTATCTGCTGTGGCGGGGCAGCCATGCTCCAGGCGGCGCCTTTCAGGCCGGAGCCTTGCTGGCCGCGTGCATTGTCGTGTTACGCCTGGCGGGCATGCTCGGGCCGATGGACTGGGCGCGCTTTCCCACGCGCGTGTTGGTGTGCGGAGGCGTCACGGCGTTTCTCGGGGTCGCCGTGATCACCGGTGCGTGGGGTGACGGGTGGCTGGTTCTTCCCGCGTCGATGGCAGGCAGGCTAATTCTCGGCCTCGAAATCATTGCCACGCTATCGATTGCAGCCAGTCTGGCGCTACTGGTGGTCGGCGAGCATCGGGAGATGGACGGATGA
- a CDS encoding cation:proton antiporter — protein MSEWLAVLSVPFWVAGGFFFIAGTVGLLRFPDLYCRLHAVTKADTLGLGCVVVGLALRADGPREVLVMLLIWLLIMGSGATACQLLAHYRQEASGSTIKDSATHAAESSDV, from the coding sequence ATGAGTGAGTGGCTGGCGGTCTTGAGCGTGCCCTTCTGGGTTGCCGGTGGCTTCTTTTTCATCGCCGGCACGGTTGGCCTGCTGCGTTTCCCTGACCTCTACTGCCGACTGCACGCAGTGACCAAGGCCGACACCCTGGGGCTGGGCTGCGTGGTCGTGGGGCTTGCGCTACGCGCCGACGGTCCGCGTGAGGTGCTGGTGATGCTGCTGATATGGTTGTTGATCATGGGGTCGGGCGCCACGGCCTGTCAGCTGCTCGCCCATTATCGACAAGAGGCTTCCGGCAGCACCATCAAGGATTCGGCAACGCACGCAGCGGAGTCGAGCGATGTTTGA